The Arachis ipaensis cultivar K30076 chromosome B03, Araip1.1, whole genome shotgun sequence region aactacttaaaaaaatgtaaaaattatttAAGAGGTCAACACTTCACCATTAATACCATGAAGCCCACTTCTGCAGCTATCAACAAAGGTAAACTCTTTTAGAAACTATGAGTATGATTTGGAAAAAAGGTTTAGCATGAATAATACCAAATATGTTGCTAGTTCTTTTACTCCTCATTTTAAGTTGAATATCAAGCAGTGTCTAATTATTAACGAGGAGAAACAAACAGTGGATGAAATTCCTTATGCCTCAGCGGTTGGAAGgttgatgtatgctatggtgtgtaCTAAACCAGACATTGCTCATGCGGTTGGTATTGTGAGTCGTTTCCTCTCTAATCCAAGTAAAGAGCATTGGAATGTTGTTAAATAGATTATGAGATATCTCAAAGGTACAACTAATTTGAGTTTGAGTTTTAGTGGTGAGAAATCTTTGCTAGTTGGATTTACTGATGCAGACATGGCAGGAGATGTTGATTCTCAAAGGTCTACTTCAAGTTATTTGGTCAAGTTTGCAAGGAGGCTATTTCATGGTAGTCAAGGCTACAAAAGTGTGTTGTACTTTCTACCACAGAGGAAGAGTTTATTACATCAACTGAAGCATGTAAAGAGTTGTTGTGGATGAAAAAATTTCTTCGAGAGCTTGGTTTCAAGCAAGACCGTTATGTGTTGTTGTGTAATAGTCAAAGTGCTATTCATCTTGCTAAGAATTCTACTTTTCATGCAAGATCTAAACATATTGATGTTAGTTATCACTGGATACGGGATGTGTTGAATTCCAAATTGTTGGAACTTGGGAAAGTTTATactgatgataatgataatggtGCTGATATGATGACAAAAGTATTTTCAAGAGATAAgcttgaaacttttttttttgtcttgaaACATGTTATTTAATCGCCGGAATGGCAAAGGCTCCTCCTAGATGAGAAGGGAGAGATTTGTTGGGCTTTTTCTTTCCTTTGTGAAGTCTAAGCCCAGTTTTTTGGGGTGTCTCCTTCCATCCTTGTGCCACACTACCCTAATCAGATTTTTTGGGACAACAGAGAGTGAGAAAGAGCAGTCAcaaagtgagagagaagagaaaaaatataATTTCGTTTCTGTACAGAACAGTAGATTTCAAACGATAATTTCTTATTCGTTCATCGTTGGAGCAGCTTGAAATTTGTAATGCAGGTTCAgctcatcttgttcttcattctggatGGTGGAGATGTTGATTGGAGGTCTGTAGTGAGAGGAATCAGTTTCGAATAACTCCTCtattttttggatattttttatcttgtactcatttgttagctttggtgctttgatgtGTTGGCTGATTGTATGCATAATTTGTGCTTTGTTTAAGACTCTCTTATACCTTATATTTGATTATAGTGAAACTATTTCATTAGTTTGGACGACTTGTGATTTTTACCTCTTACCTTAAGAGAATTTTCCTTGTTAAAATATCGATGTATTATTGTTATTGCTTTACTTGATATATTTGCTTGCTTATATTTACTGCTATATTATTTTATGAGTGTTTTcatattgttcttgtgttggaTATTTGTATTATTTTCACTACTAAACTCTTTAGTAGAGAGGATAATAAATGTTTAGGAATCAAGAATTGTTAGTTATTGATTATTGGAGTCTTGAATTGTTAGTGAAATCACATAGTAGTGGTAGATAGCTCTAGCACTAGcataacttatatatatatagttctaGCTTTGTCACTTGCTTACTAAGCTTTATATTTCTGTCTATTTTCGATTCACTTCTCTTTGATGCTATATCTTCAATTCCTACTTCTATATGTTCTTATCTCAAAATCACttcacaaaatacaaaaatactaatttttgtgtatatattatttatgtcttatttttagtgtcttgtcttATCACTAAAGACAACCTAATAGTCCACACCATTAACAGAAAATAGATTAAGGACTAACATGATACACTTTTACCAATTTCATAGATGTCATTAGTATAATTAAAAATCTCAAGTAAGATTTTAatgcacaacaccaatcccatAAAATAATTTGGGACTTAAATCAAATGACTTGGATTATGTTTTACTAACGGATCGAACTGAAAATACTACTTCTTCATCAGGTtcagtaaaaattaaaaaaccgAATTATGTATTTCCAATCCTCTTTTCATGACAAAAATTCATGGAAGTTTTACCACATCATGTATGGAATCCCGATAACTGCAGGAAAAGCGTACAACAGAAACAAGAGGGGAAACAAAATTATCTTCACCATCTCGTTAAAATTGGATGATTTGCGGGCGGGATCAAAATTTGGCAGCTCAAAAGAATTGTGAAGGTTGAAATAGATGAAAAGCTTCAGCAGTTAGGTTGTATGTATAATGGAAATTGTGCAACCTTGCTGCTTCAAGTTTCACTGATTAGAGAACCTAACTCTTGACGAAATGCTGGAATTTTGCCTGCCTCAACAGCCATGATTAATCCCATTGGCCTGTAATTCTTTAGCTGCAATGTGTGTATCAACATAAATATATGGTTCAGAATCATTGATGAAATAGATGTTACATAAACACCACAACTCTGCAAAGTGACAGGATAACCAATATCCAAAGAAGCAAGCAACTATAGTATGAATTTCTACCAGACACAAGTGGTGGGACTTTAGAATGTTTTTCGAGTAACTTTAAGAAATTGACCAAACAATAGTAACTGCCATGATACAATGAGAGTTTAGAAAAATAGAAGACTTGCCTCAGGAGGTGCAAGCTGCTGAGCTCGcaatggaaaacagaaggacCATGAGCACAACTGTATGATGGAAAATAATCAGTAATCAGATGCAAAAGATATACTATACAACAACACCACTAGAACATCAATACCTTATGGAAAATCTCATCCTCAGGCTTTACATAAATTATTGCTTCATCATCGTCGGAGCTtggttttcttttctttactatATTCTTGTGCTGTGTTTTCACATCCAGGAAAGAGTTACAGCATCACACATGAAATTTGAGGAGGGACAAAAATTATCTTAGCCAAAAAAAAGCTAAACCAGTCCATATGACAACAATCAATAGAGGGGATGTGCTAAAGCAGCAAATATACCTCGTAAATTTTGCTGAGTATTATATAATGCTTAAACTGGAAAGACTTCCGGAGGTCCTCTGTTGGCTGATAAAATGTGAAAGAAGACAATGTAAGTTCTAAGGAGAAAATTAGTCTCCAGTGCTTAGATGGAAACACATTTTAACACCCCCACCAATCTGATACTACTGAAATCTAACCTCATCTTCTGTGGCCCATGACACCTCATCAAAAAGGGCTTCATAAAGGTGTGGCAAGAGTTGCGGAGGAAGGTTCAACACCCGCTGTGAAACCAAGAGACCTATGTCACGTGCTTGTTCCTCCAAAAGTAACCTCAATTTATCAGTAATGCCCTTCTCTTGGCGTGTTTTGGATAGGAGAAAGTCCTTAACTTCCGTAATGCATTTTTGCTCCTAATCAATGATGAGATGCCAGTCACAAACCAAATTTACAAATCGCCAAAAGATAATGAACTGGAGACATCAACTAAAGAGGGAACTAAGAATTAAGTTATTGTTCTGTTCATGAAAGCTTTTCTATATCCTAGTAGTAGCGCCTCACTTACAAGTCAGCAAACTAGTAAATTTGGATAAAGGCAAGAAAGTTATATATAATAGCAAGGGGACAGAGAGAGATTTTAACCCTCCAAAAGAAAGAGACACATGCAACAACAAAAAAGTGTGAGTAGGATGTCAAGTATCAACTAAACAAACAGTAAGGGCATCAGATATATAGCTGCAATTGAgatcaagataaaaaaaaatgaggCAAATGGATCAAGCAACACAACATATATAGCACAATGTTACCTACCCTATATCTCCACAAATTAAGAGCACTAACAACAGCAAAAAGCCCTTCATCCTCATCATCCTCTATCTTTACAACAGTGCCTACTGTAGTCTGCGCCAAAATTAAATCTACAAATCCACTTAAATCCCATTCCTTATCATCCAGGTATGTTTGCAGCAAGGTCTTCACTCCATGAAAGTCATTGGGTTTAGGATCAAAAAAGGAAAAGTCTGCTTGGACAACTCCCTTAAGCAACAGAGACCATGTTTAATTAATATACTAATTAGATGCAACACTAAGAGATAAATATTTGTATAAAAAGATATCTTACTTCAAACTCCTCATCAGAGGACTCATATTCTTTGGCTTTCTCCTTTAACGAGGACTTACCTAAGAAGTAGGTTAGAAATAGGGATTCACAATACAAAACATCAGCTCACTTACAAATATAAGGCACTTCAAATAATACATTTATATTCTTGATcacaatttatatttcttttttgttAAAGGAAAAGGAACTCTTACTAGCAGGTGTAGGCTTTTCATCAAATTTGGAGTGTTGGTGTTGCCGTTTGGGCATAGAAGGAGAGGCCATTCGAGCCAGAGCACGAGCAAAAGGggagaatgtaaatggcaaagttCTGGGCTGTTGGCAATGTGTTCTTGGCCTTCTGGGCATTTTGCATTGGAGTAGCTATAACAAATTTAACCGCATAGTCAGACTATTATGTACACATTATATTTAAGACAATCATCACTCAGAAAAGGCAGAACCTGAAATATATATACTTGACAAAGTTCCAAACACACGTAGTGGCAGAAAAGCTTATATCTTATGCTATGTGATTTTTTTTTCCCAATAAGCAGAAACACTAATAACCTTAAAGCATGCATTTGACAAAAATATAAGCCTTTCTTTTAGACACTAAGGCCTCTGCTAAATTTGCACCAATCTCAACCTCAATGATCATTAAGAGAGAAGTAGGAAAATGTTTAGACCTCTGCAAGAGTAGTGCAGTTTGTAGAGGATGCCCAGTTCTTGGTCTGTTCAACTTCAACCACTGTCCTACTTGCAGCTGCACAGAAAAAGAATACAactaaaaaacaaaaagaagaaaccaTCAACTCAATCCACATGCTAACACATGATTCCAGATCCCTAACAGAGAAACCACCAAGGCACCAACTCAATAAGAGAAGAATACCAAAAACTTAAGAACACGAATGTTAATTctgataaaataaaaaaggaaaaaaacattGTCTATATAATCAAATCTTATAATTAAACATGCATATATCCAGACTATCTGCTTGAGATAGGGTTATGATTCCTTATTTGTCCTTGAGCTGATCACGGAACAAAATacacatttttattgaaaagttTTAGCCATTTATTACTAGATTCTTCTACAAGAAATGAGTTTCATGCTCTCTGCAATTCAGAATAAAATTGTTCAGTCAATTTGTTGTTCCCATGttctttcaattcaatcatcATTGCAAAATAATATTTCCTAAATCCGCCCCTCCCCCGCCCCCCCAAACCCTAATTCCTCAAATCTGTGTTTATATGTAGTAAATGATAGATTAGCATATGCATAGATTAAGCAACAAGTCTTATAAAATACCAAATTTTCAACCTCATCTTTTCTAGTTTCTGATCAATCACTTTAATACTATAGCAGAAATGGTGCACATAAGGTATACATATAAAGTGGGGCATATACCATTACTCCACATTTTAGCAAACATAATAATTGCTTTAAAACATTGTTAATGTGGAGGCAAGGATCAGCACATGTAATTGATAACAGGCCAGGATCATTACTTGTACTAAGTAGCTAGTGAAATTTTAGCACATAACATCAACATGAGTTGTAGCTGAGAAAAGTTGCAGAGAGAACAGATATCGTTCACATGGAAATTGGAAAGGAATGAACAAGAAAGGAAACCATGGAAAGGAATAAAGGCAGAACGAAGCAGAGAGTAGCAGAGAGAAGGAAATCTCGTTACCTTGGAACTCAGAAGTTTGAATGAAGCAGAGAGTTACTGCTGTGCGCGATGGCCGACGGCGGTCACCAGGTCGGCGGAGGCGAAGCTGATGTGGCTTAACCGAATGAGGAGGAGACAGGGAAGAATCGAAGAAAGCTACAGGGTCAACATAATTGCAGCAGCGGTGGGTTAGAGACGACGGCAGTGGTGGGTTGGCCGGACGCAGCAGCGTGGGAGAGGACAAAGGAGTGGTGTGTTAGGGTTTAGCCAATTAGCCGTTTAGGAGTGTTTCTTGTTTGGGCTTTGGGAGTATTCCATTTAAATTAGAAATCTTAAATATATTGTGTACATAACAGTCTGACTATGCGGTTAAATTTGTTATAGTAGCTACTCCAGTGCAAAATGCTCGAATGGCCTCTCCTTCTATATGCCCAAACGTCAACAACAACATTCCAAATTTGATGAAAAGCCTACACGTGCTAGTaagagcttttttttttttaaataaagaaatataaattgtGATCAAGAATGTAAATCTATGTTTTGAAGTGTCTTATATTTGGAAGTGAGCTGATGTTTTGTGTTGTGCATCCCTATTTCTAACCCACTTCTAAAGTAAGTCCTCGTTAAAGGAGAAAGCCAAAGAATATGAATAATCTGAATGCCCTTAGGCATTGGCTTATACtaaataatataattacaaaaatttactcagaaaaaaaa contains the following coding sequences:
- the LOC107630811 gene encoding protein BCCIP homolog is translated as MWIELMVSSFCFLVVFFFCAAASRTVVEVEQTKNWASSTNCTTLAELLQCKMPRRPRTHCQQPRTLPFTFSPFARALARMASPSMPKRQHQHSKFDEKPTPASKSSLKEKAKEYESSDEEFEGVVQADFSFFDPKPNDFHGVKTLLQTYLDDKEWDLSGFVDLILAQTTVGTVVKIEDDEDEGLFAVVSALNLWRYREQKCITEVKDFLLSKTRQEKGITDKLRLLLEEQARDIGLLVSQRVLNLPPQLLPHLYEALFDEVSWATEDEPTEDLRKSFQFKHYIILSKIYEHKNIVKKRKPSSDDDEAIIYVKPEDEIFHKLCSWSFCFPLRAQQLAPPELKNYRPMGLIMAVEAGKIPAFRQELGSLISET